DNA sequence from the Armigeres subalbatus isolate Guangzhou_Male chromosome 1, GZ_Asu_2, whole genome shotgun sequence genome:
ATAGTacatgagcattttgacattggagtatacATTTATGGGCCAAATAAGAGGgtactccatatgaaaaaaatccattgtcGCCCATCtgcctcactcacttttcgcgaaaattttcggTAAGCAATTATAATTTTATGTCCCCAACGGGATTCGAACGtagaacatcaacaaaaatggcaTTGGGATGCAGTCACTATAGCCATGCCACCACATCGACTGCATGTAGGGATTAGGTTGTTTGTTCCATAAAGGCTACTctttttgcaattggtgatggCACGAGAAGGATGAAAGGAGTGAGAAAACGAgtaaatcaacttttcgcggcacTGACAGTGAGGAAGAAATGGTTATCTCTCATCGcatcttttttcttttcccgcaaaccagagatgcatcctgaacagaacatgagccaagagcgcgccttggtgttcttagttttgaactctgaacacagttcagtgtgcactgggttggtacgaaAGCAATCGCAAATCAAGCCatcgcttgaatttgttttcctagtatacaagttgctaagttaggtcagtgctcttgaacagtgtgcagtgttcagaacgttctcgtgttcagatgcatctctgccgCAAAccgatttctcggcgaaaatcagcGTGAGGAAGCATTctctgctcgtgagaatgagtgagaattacgatccctgctcatcagcaaaaatagaattgtcattaatatgaaccatcattctatttaaaataatcttttcaaacagtttgcttattgaagaaagcaaactgattgggcgataactagaagcatcagctggatttttgtccggcttcaaaattggaacaacttcggcgttttttttatttatctgggaagtatgccaaatgaaaacatttgttaaacaaattaaccaaaaaggataaagagctctcaggaagttttttgataagttttGTGTGTTATTAATATGTGCTAATACAAGCTGAATTCTTCGCAAAAAGACTCATTATTCGGATGAACACAGTAACCCACATTCAGCATTGACAAGAATATGATTGATCGATTCAAAGTTTGACAAATTTTTGACATAAATTCCGCCTTCAAGCACTACTCAAATAAAGTATATGTATTTTGTATCGGTTATTCAGCTTTGAAGAACTGCAGACAAGGGACAATACGAACTACAATGGATGATGGACGAGAAGAAGACCAATTCGTAGTGGATGACGTGAAGAAAATTATCTTAGAAGCAATTGAAAACACCATCGCAAACAACGTCTACCAACGGGACAAGGTGAACAGTTGGAGCGGATCGGTGGTGGAAACTTGCCTGAACGCCTTGACCAAACTGGAAAAGTCATACAAATATATTGTCACCTGTACAATCATGCAGAAAAATGGCGCTGGACTGCACTCGGCTAGTTCCTGTTTCTGGAATAATGATACGGACGGTTCTTGTACAGTGCGATGGGAATGCAAGACAATGCACTGCATCGTGACGGTGTTCGGACTGATTATTTGAAATGTGCCACTTTTTTAGCATTGAtggattttcataaaaaattggGCTTCTTTTTTGTGAGTAACGCGTTGTAGAGAATGTATCACTGTGGATATTGGATCAAACACAATAAAAAGCACGCACACTGCTATTTCACTGATTGAACAACATATATGAAGGCGGACCATCACCCTCAAACCCCATCAGTATATtataacacaaaaataaaaatacggcTCCCCATATGATTCTCAAAATTTCAATGTAGTTGCATAATAAATTCAATACATCTTTAATAAAAAGTTTGAGTAGTCGAGTGAAAACGTATGTTCAACATTATCTTAAATTAAGaaacaaatttcgaaaaaatgtatATGCATAACAAAGATCCACGACCGGTCTACTGCCCCctctcgcatatcagtcccataccgTTTTTTCGCATACTGATATAATATCTATTGAAGTTGCAAATCGCATCTTcataaaaaaactttaaaaactaAATAACTTGAAACATCATCGGATCTTGTTGAAAGTTTACTGAGTGGTTCATCTTTCGATAGATTTAGATTGATAGAAACATTGTTTAGTTTTGGTGGTGGctggcccaattattacttccggtcttttactatacttagtatagtaatagtcaaCCATTCGTTCTACATAATACTAATATGGCGTGGTAAGTGTACAATTGTtatagaatttcaaaagaaaacgaatgctaAGACCAAGTGCAACCGATTGACACCAAGCATGCCAGTGTAATGTGGTAGTTAGGGTTTAACAGAAATTAACTTAACAGTATAACCGGCCTTTACCACGCACAATTTTAGGATAGTTTAAACGCATCATATTACTGGAAGGTTTGTTTTTGTattacttagcgcaagagagggtttaaactctgcgtaCATTGCATTTATTCCTCGATTCAGTGAGTTAGGATCGATCAGGAGAGTTAGGTTTGGTGTTGTTATTTTAATTCAGTttgattatttatattattaggCAGCAAATGATAGGAAGCTTGTTTTTCAGCATGGTGCGACGCAGGAGAGGGTGTAAACTCTGCGTTGTATAGTGTGGTGTAGGTGGTCCTCGATTCGGTGCATTGCTGCATTGTAATGTGAAGCATAGTTGTCCCACGCCATCGCCTGTGGTGGCATGGGGCGGCCGTGCTTTGGCGGCGGTGTGGTGATGACAGTTTCGGGAAGTTAAGTTCAGTTAACTTAACATAGAGGtttaatattgatttttaatatttgttatATATAATTGTGTTGTCTAGTTGTAAGATTCAAATCTTCATTGTTTTATCCATTAAATAAATAGGAGCAATGTAGCAATGTGGTGTAATACACTTGAGATTCGAAACGGGTAGACCTGGGCTTAAGAATCAAATATTCTAATAGTAAGAAAAATTGCATGAAAAATACCTGCCATTTTTATACAATGCATATATTCTCCAATTAATATCGTAAAACGGTCTATAGAACAATCACTAATGCTGTGGGGCCAATGATGGAGGCCCCATTATTTTGTTACAGACGACCTGATTTTGAAGAACAGCAACATTCAACATGAAGTTACAATTGACAGAGAAAGGAGTTGAATGCATGGATCTAAGAGATAATCGTTATTTATCTTCGTGAGTTACTTATACTAATCATAAATCATTGTCTCGTTTCAGCAAACGTCAATCTTCTCTAAACTACATTTCCTTTCCTATTAACTCTCCTTTCTTTTAATGGTCCGATACTTGTGGGACTGGTTAAACCCAGCTTTCTGCTTGTGGTTGGAAACCGGTGTACTATACGAGTCTGGCGTACGATAACGGTGAAGGCTTTGTAGGTCTTCACCTAACTTAATGTAGATGGGCGGATACATGTGTGAAAGTGCTGATAttacaaattacaattacaattagaAACATTGTTTAGTTTTGTGTGATCAGCTGATGTAAATTCTTAATGGGACTGTTATGTGGATACTTGCAATATGGGACGCACATGACTTGGTATTTTGTTTACTCATAGACATACAAAATTGAAGTTTTTATTATGGTTTTGTAAAGTAAATTAGAAATGAACACTAATCATTGTGTTCATTCAAAAGTGATGAAAAGTCAAATGGTACTGTGATGCGAGTGTGGGTAGTATGGAACTTCCAttagaaaatgcatttttaaagaatttattaAAGTAGTTATTAGGAAAGGTTTAATAAACgccaaatataaataaaataaggaTGAAGATACAGATACAAACAGTTTCCAAACAATTCGAAAGAACCCATAATAACTAGAAGTATATTGAAGAATTTAAGCGGACCCGATAGTTCATAGACAAATGAAAAAAAGTAAAGTAGGTTTACACCTCAGTGGAAAACTTGCACATCATTCGTTTCTGTTCGGTACCACAAACATGCCATTCTCATTTGAAGccattttaatttgttattggTACAATCCCTTTGCTAATCTGATTTAATTATATCACTTTAAAAAGAGCAACGTCACCCCTAAAATCGCTGCCACAATTGAAAAAAGCAACAAACCACATCCTTTTTTCAACTCCGATGTTCACTCAGTTGTCCCGCTGCCGCGTAGCGCCGCCCTAATCGGAACAATCAAAAAGGAAAATAAATACCTGATTTTCGCACTCCATTGCACTCCCTCTTTTGTGCCCAGAATCTGTTGTACAAAGCTGGGTAAGGGCACCGCCATTGTCCGTTCCTTTTTCTGTGGCGTACAAAACTGGCTTGCATCAGCGGTATCCTTTCCAGTTCCACGAGCTAATGTGATTGCAGTAAAAGTCAGCATTCAAACGCAACAGAAATCAAAACAGGATCCAGAAAGTGTCTCAGCGGTGACAAATTTCAGGGCGGTGAAGCATCATAAATCTCGTCAAAGAGCAGATTTATATGGATTAAGCGTTGTACGTTTAGCGcgagaagtaaaataaaatgtcAGAAGAGACGCCGGCTTTGTGCTCAtttattttaattgaaaaaaaaaagaaattcaatgaattcgtgattagtttttacaattttgaaacattgaataatataaaataaacaacTTGATTGTCTCTTTTctccttcccctcggatatgttaccttgccgcggtgggtcggcttacgccattagcactgagatggcaaccaaagacctATCCTGTTATGGTGgcatcacatgttgactatttttgtttggttccGCGTAACaaatctggcattgacgcactaatttacggcatttgcatgtgatccaacggacatcgtgctATGGAGCCTTGAATGGCAGTGCAGTCTGGCAGAGACCTTTTACATCAGTGATATTGATGTAAGtactcttcttttcggcaatacttttctgatgcgtgaCTTTCCTGTGACGATGAATCGTAGCTGCTTTTATAttttagctagctaggcatttattgatacacaatgtaTCTCAAGGTACATTCGTAGGGGAAATGACTACTGGATTcgctgagtagaagtttttttaaaACTAAGACGTGGTACCAGTCTTACTTCTTGTTATGTCTCACTTCGAAGACCCATAATAAAATACCATatattataatgatggtatatgaacaatcttatgacggcttcattctcgatatttttttactaatagttagggaataggcgtgatgaaagccactttgccaccgaaaagtagatcctatagctgactcataGCTGATCATTAGTACATTATGGTAGATATTGAGCAGCTTTAGAAACGATTAAGCTACTTcttaaaaacataataataatcTTAGACTACCTTGACaaagaataacaataaaatagactaaatgcatgaacagtttccactttttacaagacataactAACATTGTGTTTGAGGCATTGATACAGAACAAAACCATTATGTCTAATAACTTAGGTAAACAAAGTAATTCGAGGAACCCTTATTTAcataccttctgaccataaagacaaaaaatgaCATCGTGCCAAATCAATCTATATAATTAGGGAATGAGATAATTGGAGAGAATATCTATCAAGTTGTAAATATAATGCCCtttgagccagttcaacagtgtcttaatggacgacatgatcctttGTACGGCTGAAAAATcgcttcaaaagttattagcTTGTCATTTTATAAATCGGGAATTGAACACTTTCTTATATTTCCGATAAAGAAAAACTTCCGTCTCCAGTTTCTACGATGAAGCATTGGGcaacatgttccatgtgagtCAAATATAGTGATTCGGTAGATTTTGAAACGCGTACAATGAAAATAGAAAtctaaatagcataaaaactgGATAAATAATTAGActgacaagaaaatgacaaacATGACTTTAAACGATTACGATGTTAGTTACCGAACTTTAAACCTCAGCAAATAATTCAATGATCGTCATGTCGTATTCAGCCGAAATTGGCTGGAATAAACCGCCATTGAATAGCAGTGTACCTGCTTCGAAAAGTCGTCAACAAACTGAAGTTCTATTTTCACCAAACAGTATCCAGTTACGTAACCTAGCATATACCAGAAATCCTTCCTTGATTGCGATGCCTAAACAAAAGTACTAGAGTACAAGGTGCACGAAGACATGCCATATTCTTCCAATTTATCTATGATTCTGCTGTCATCCATAAAtatcaaataataaaatcaaaatatggATAGACATAACAATTATTTCGTTTATTAATTCAACATTGGCTCTGAATACTacaattctgtattaaattctccaagatctgaatgaatatcatagttcttcatcgtaagttgtgtagtccagctacCATTTACTGTTTTcaccatacatttttccatataaacttctaacagtttagcaccgcccaaacgttgacgatttggctgaaattttgtccagagcatcaggcatcaaataaaaccgaataagagggcgtcatcaaaaaattgaacaaagtttttctatactaatttgagccaccctaatcatcatgttaacctcatgatatacaaattgGCTCAGAAATCAGTTAGTAACTGTGGACTTAATAATTAAATTGCAAGGCGACAAAATCCCAGTGGAGCATGTAATGtccatgaagaagaagaagataagatAGTCACATGTGAAAATAATTACATTATTGCCGATAGTGCAATCGACAAATGTACAAATTGTATAATTTGCCTACATTCATATTTACAGCCGATTTTATCATCTTCTAGAGCATAGCGACTAATTAGCGTAATGCATTTCGAATGAGTCTTATGCACACATCGTCCACCATCGCTGACAAGCTAGCGACGTTTTATTTCGATCATCAACAAATGACGCGAATTTTGGTCCTCATCATGcggaataatttaaaaaagttgACTTTCCGCCAGGTTGACGTGTAAGCGTGCAGAACGCACTATGGATTGTGTTGAATTTACAATTCCAAATTATGTAGTGGTCAAATGAATAGCATTCAGGTGGAATCTTTTGGCTAAATGTAAAATTGTTTTACTGGAAAATCTAATTAAATTCAATCATACTTCAAGGTGAGATAAGCACATAATCAACGTCAGTGAAATCTATAGTTGATAATGGATCACTTGCTTATCGTATGGCGGTACATCGGGAGTACAAAACTTTAAATCTGTTTGGCGATAGATAcctacaattttgaaatttgatgaaattGAAAACCTGTATTGAGAAAACAAACTCAAAACTGCTGTACGATAAAGATAAAAAAGCCAGGTGATTCGATTAGGCGCAAGGACAAAGTTTGTCAGGATTAAGCGAATGCTTCTAATGAGGTATACCATCATGGCTTGAAGGACCAAATATCCTCCAATGGAAGGTGTTTTGTCCAAGAGGAATTTGGGAGGTCCGAAATCTCGCCTGCTTGTAGCTTGTCTTGCGGAAGATTAGTGATCAGACCCCAGGGCCATCGGGAGTGAAATTCTGGTCACACTCGGTTGGCTTCGAAAAAGAGGTTAGagactggggtcgtgggatcaaaccccaccgaaggggcggttaccctccaataccttttccgaactaaatctatcacatgttgtacatatgcataatcaagtttcagacatagtaattaatttccactccgggtggcttaatacccggcatataggcaattaactttgaatgtactgcaCAGAGAGATTGTCATATCGATTCTCATTGTTCTGCtgtcccaaacatgttgggtacagaACTATCAAACCGTGTGTCTTTTATCTTCCTTCCTACTCGATTCCAGCAAAAATTTTTCCGAACAGCGACGAGAGCGACAATCTTTCTCTGTAATTTATAATCTTTTTTGCTTGGAACAACCCATCGTGCACGTGCCGCAACCGAGACACCCACCGTTGAAAGCCTCGCAGATTTTTCTTCATCCACGCACAGTGAACAGGCTAGATCTTTTCTATTATGATTAGTGACATTTAAAATCCAAGTCCTTGACTACAGAAACACCCCAAAGGGGGTTACaggtttttaaattgttttaaaaataggaatTTTCCACAACACGGTAAATTTGATGTTTTCCGCCCCTTTGGGTCAACCCTCCAGCAGTTGCATTTCTTTTATTACGTCAGGTAATAATAACGTCCCCACTAGAGTATTTTTTGAAGCTCAACACTTATTTGTGCTAATTGAAACCTTTATTAATGAAAGTCTAAAATTATAAGGTCAACCTCGGGTttaaagtctcgataataaagacaaaaaaatcctATTCCTTACCTAAGCTTTATAGATTTTTAATAATTCACTTAAAATTGAGCatcaataaaaatttatttatccTCAATCctaaagtgaccagacgtcccgtaTTATACAGGATGGTTCTGAATTCAGTCTACTTGTCAGAAAAAGTCCCGCATTCCATGATGATTTTCCTCCATCCCATGATGAAATTCGGGAGACTATGGAATCAGTGAAAATCTATGGAATCTACAGCATTTGGATAACCTTAAGGATCTTGTAAAATGTgagaatattgaaaattgaccctgCCTGTCAAAAATGTCTTATTTTATTGTTGTGACGACGAGATCCCTCTTAGAAGCAGCGCTGCTGATCACGGCGTCGCTTCCGGTTAACGAGTTTTGACGTTCCCAGCGACGTGCGAGAAAATGTCATGAGCAATGAAGAGCAACAGCCATTGTAAACTAGAAGTTGATTGTTTGAGCTTGTTGCATGCTTTAATTGGATTTTAAGTTGCCACATTATATCCCAACTATTTTTTCTTTTACGGTGAATTTGTTAATGCATAATTAAATCATTAAtcgcatattaatatttttttcggaaaatatcttcaattttgatacacatcgttaagtttgccattttaaggtgtttttatgagattactagtcgacccggcagacattGTCCTGCATAGTGAGCGTagatgcgcgttgtgaactacaTGTATGAAATTTCCGCCTGAGGCTTAATTCTGGTTTTTCACGGTTACTGAACCTAACTCGTGATTTTcttattaggaaatatcatataaacccaaatggaaacgataacgaacgcATATTTGccagaaggaatgaagaaaatccatccaaccGTTTTCGAGTTGCATGCGGATACGAATttagaccatttcattttttatatatataattaTACTTGATCATCGCATTAATACCAGTATTAAAGGTCCAAAAGTACGCCACGCGGTCACACCACAAATCCACGCCGTCCAACAGCCGGCCCGGACACCAAGCCACCGTCAGCAGAATCAGAACCATCCAACTAGGTCGGCCAGGAAAAGCAGAAGTAGGCAAGTTTAGGTTTTAAATAGGGATCAATCTGACTTCTTCGAGGGTCAGTATTAATCAATCAGTCTTTAGGATCGGTATTTTTCGTATTAGTTATAAAAGTGAGTGCATGTAATGTAAAAGTAGCAAATAAAGTTCTTTTTTTAGAATAAATCAGTGATAGACTTTATAATTGGCGCAGCCGTCCGGAATCGGCTGAGTGATAACTTCGCGAGAACAGTGGAAGAAGTCGCGATTAACGACGCAATTAAAGTGATTCTGCCACAATAACTGTGAACCCAGTTGTTTACGCATCCAGGAACACACGGACGGAAACGTCGTCAAGGAGTTGAGGATCCCCTGCGAGTTACACCTGGAGTACCAGCATCGTCAGCCCGGCCTACACAGGACACCACGACAGCAAAAACCGTAAAGTAATTTTGTTTCTCCTTTTTCAATTGCGGGGCGACACGTATTGCTCGCATACTATAAGATGGAGTGCACGTGAGAAGTGTGTAGTTGAATTTAAGTGCACAAAATAACTTGCGTCCCTGCAAATTTCATTACAACTCTTTTGCGAGCCAACTTATATTGTACGTACAATAGGTACAATGATAAACGGGTAATTGATTTGAAACTTTGAATTTGCGGGTAGGGAAGCGAAGTAACACCAATTTGGTGGGCCTCCATGAAGGTAATACTACTTACTTTTAGTGTATTAACTGAAATCTTTTGTTAAAATCCCCAAAATAAGCCACAAGACTAAAGTATTTTGGCAAATTTAGATGCCAAAAGTCAAACAGTCTTTGAGTGCTTTGAAAGAGACAGAGCGCATGCTAAAATCTATTAAAGTGAGAATCACACAAGTAGCAGCACCGAGTCTAAGGGCATCAAGTGAGGAAAACGCAGGAATTTTCGCATATTCAAGATTAACACCATTGCCAAACATTGAAAAGGATTTTCCCTGGACGACACTGACACAGATATGGAACAGCACATCACTCAGGTCAATAACGTCAACTCCAACCTTCTCGAGTTAATGAGAAACACACATAGCAACAACAACACAACAAATTGAAGCACTATCACTTGTAAGCGCAAGCGAGTGCAACCCAAAGCCACATACAGCAACAAAGCGCTAACTCGGCAATGGCGTAGAGTCTCTGTATAAAATTCCTGACCCAATAAAAGTCATTTACCTAAGTTTGATGGGAATAGGAAGCAATTGTCCGCTTAGTTTAACCACCGCAGGAAAACTTACTGAACAGGTTTAAGAATCTGGTTAATCCTGATCCAATTCGATATTTTCGTAACTGCGGTTGCGGGCAAATAGAAGGAAAAGCAAAGGATATCATTTGCCTTGCTGGAAATCCCACAAACGTTTGAGGAAATTAGAGACATCCTAACAAGCGCTCTCGGCGGTCGTCAAGAGCTTACATATTACAAAAGCCAGTTGTGGCAAACGAAAATGACTGACAACAAGTCAGTTCATAAATACTATAAAAGATGTAAAGAGATAGTCCAAAATATTACCAACAATTTACAGTCCAAATATACCACGATAACTGGAACGCTATTAACTCTTATATCGAAGAGGATGCATTAGCATCATTCCTTGCCGGTCTAAAAGAGCCGTATTTTGGGTACCCTCTGCTTATGCTTTCATGTGTACGTTAAGAAGCAAAATTGAAACAGCTTCTTACCGAGATAATTGAAAAAAAGGCAGCTTTGACTCCAAAGAAGATAAATTCCGTACCAACAAATATCCAAACACAACTAAGCAGCAATTTTCAAAAGATGATAGGATAAGGACACATCCAGAGCAAATAAGTAGCGACCCGCAACCCATGGAAACAGGGTCTATTAAATCCAGATTAACATTAAACAAAGACAAATTAATAACAATGAAGTGTCCGAAGATGAAAAATCTTCAGATTCTGAAAGGGAAGATGAGGATATTGATTTAAATTTTTGCTTGGCAACAAAAGCGAACACTCAAACTTAAATTACCTTCCCTTCATTACCACCTTAAATGGAAATCGAAATATTAGGCTATTAATTGACacaggtgcaaataagaatgTCATACGCCCTGGAATCTTAACAAACGTGAAATCTATCAGAAAAACAGAAATCAAGAACATTTCCGGGAACCATATTATAAATCAGAAAGGAAGGGCAAGTCTGCTAGGACCAAATGTTCCACTTCAAACATACTATGAACttgaatttcacaattttttgatgggataATTGGATCCCAATTCCTTGCGAAAAATAGAGCAAAAATAGATTATGAACGTgaagaaattaaattttccaatatcaccattcctttcgaaaaatattttccAGCAAAAAGCTCCATTCCTACCAAATTGAGCTAGACACTACAACAGATGGCGATTGGTTAGTACcatcttttcagaaattatGCAACACCGCCGTCATTGAACCAGGTCTTTACAGATCTCGAAACAAAAAGACGACTGTGAAAATTCTTACCAATAACAAAGTGCCACCTTGCCTCAAAGCTAAACTTGACACTAGAGTAAATAATTTCGAAACAGTAACACATATACCGATTCATGGAGAAACAGACATAGATGAAACTGCTTTTTCTAATTTCATTAGAATGGATCATTTGTCGAAAATGGAAAAACAAGAATTAATTAAAACTGTTTTGAGAAATCAAGCTGTGTTATCGACGGCTGATGAGAAACTTACGGCAACGACTGCCATAACACATCAGATGCATACTAACGatgaaaaacaaaatcataTCGATATCCGCATCATTTTAAAAGGGATGTTGAGGAACAGATAAGCGAGATGTTACGCAACAGGATAATTAGCCACTCTACCAGCCCATACTCATCTATGGGTAGTTCCTAAAAATTGGATGCATCAGGAAAACGGAAAGTAAGGGTAGTCATCGATTATCGTAAACTGAACGATAAAACAATTGACGATAAATTCCCAATTCCACAGATAGAGGATATCTTAGACAGCCTTGGGAAGTCCGTATACTTCACAACGCTCGACCTCAAATCAGGCTTCCATCAAATTGAAATGGATCCTCACACAAGGCTAAGACAGCCTTTTCTACAGACCAAGGCCACTTTGAATTTACAAGGATGCCTTTTGGCTTAAAAATGCACCTGCCACCTTCCAGCGTGCTATGAAtaacattttgcatgatttcatCGGTGCAATATGTTACGTGTATCTAGACGATATCATTATCGTAGGATACAACCTCAAAAATCACATAGaaaatgttaataaaattttgaagcgACTCTCCgaattcaatctgaaaattCAGCTCGATAAATGCGAGTTTTTGAAAAGAGAGACTGAGTTTTTGGGGCACGTTATCACACCTGATGGTGTAAAACCAGATCCTAGTAAAATTACGAAGATTCTGGATTGGAAGATTCCCACGACgcaaaaagaaataaaacaattcttAGGTCTAACTGGGTATTACAGGCGTTTTATAagagattatgctaaattggcTAAGCCTCttacaaaatatttaaagaaagAGCAGAATGTTAATACTAAAGATGAAGATTATAAAAATGGGTTTGAAAAGCTGAAACTGATACTAACTTCCGATCAAATACTAGCTTACCCGGACTTTAATATTCCTTTCATATTGACGACAGATGCTAGTAACTACGCGCTAGGAGCAGTACTGTCTCAAATACAAGATAATATCGAACGACCAATAGCTTTTGGTAGTAGGACTTTGCATAAAGCCGAAATAAACTATTCGACTACCGAAAAGAGGCCCTTGCAATTATATGGGCAGTTGATAAATTTCGTAATTATCTACATGGTAACAAATTTACCTTAATAACTGACCATAAACCattgacttttattaaaaattctacaaaaattgcaaaattttgAGATGGCGCCTTGACTTGGAGAACTTTGATTACGATGTCAAATATCGCCAAGGCAAAACAAACGATGTAGCTGATACTCTCAGCAGGAAAACAGAAGATTCACCGGAACTAAATACAAAAAGTACTTTACTATTTTCAGACAACACACGACCGAAAAATTACAAGACAGAAAATAAACCAACCAAGAGGAAAAACATACCATGaacataaataataatgaaaattcatttgtttCAGACACCACCAGTAATCCAGGAGAACAAACCATTTCGGAAAGCTCATCACCCGCAGAAGAATTAGACATTGACACTGACTCACAAACGGTACATTCCGCAGACACTTCCGATGACTATTTTATACACTGTGTCGAACGTCCCTTAAATTACTACAAAAaccaaatcattttcaaaatatcccgaCTAAACACGGACATTACAGAAACACCATTTACACATTTTCATAGGACAATTATTTGCAGAGATAGATACGACGAGGACATTATTAAAGACGTTCTTTTGAAATACCATAATAACCGACAAACAGCAATTA
Encoded proteins:
- the LOC134206457 gene encoding dynein light chain Tctex-type-like; this encodes MDDGREEDQFVVDDVKKIILEAIENTIANNVYQRDKVNSWSGSVVETCLNALTKLEKSYKYIVTCTIMQKNGAGLHSASSCFWNNDTDGSCTVRWECKTMHCIVTVFGLII